The following is a genomic window from Dermacentor variabilis isolate Ectoservices chromosome 11, ASM5094787v1, whole genome shotgun sequence.
ttagagattctcgagcactaatctatcgcCTTCGCTTGACtaagtatttgcctttagtgtccctttaagctaggCGGGCGCGCAAACGTCGTTTGTATGTCGTTggcactaaagcccctccatacacgtttccgccgaccaggacCAGCGGCGGTGgtgcgtagatgcaggggctttagttgGCACTAgggtcacagaacacctatgctAGGGTATTCATACCATCTATCCATTTGCAAAGCGACACTTGCTCGGCTTCCCAGACGCTCCGTGCGCGTACCCGCGTTATCACAAAATCTCGGCCTGCCATGGAGTAGTATGATAGTTGTCCAGAGGTCGCCTTGGTTGCCACACTTGCTTGTCAATATGGGGCGTCCGCGTATTGTGAGGACGCCATCCGAGGAGCGCGAGCGCAAGATTAAACGTAAGGAAGCAAGGCGGGCCCGAATACGTGCCCAGACGGAGGAACAACGTGCCGTTTCGCGTTCAAAGCACGCGGAACTGCAACGCCGCAGGCGCCAAGATGCGGCACTGCGCGAACGTGAGGCCGAGGAAAGGCGACTACGCCGACAAGACCCCGTAATTCGGTACCTGGAAGCGGCCAAACACCGTGCTCGCCGTGAGGATGCGGCAGTGCGGGAACGCGAGGCCGAGGCTAAGCGGCAACGCCGACAAGACCCCGCAGTTCGGCAGCAGGAAGCGTACGCGCACCGCGCACGGCGCCAGGATGCAGCAGTGCGGGAGCGCGAGGCCGAGGCAAACCGACGACGCCGACAGGACCCGGCAGTCCGGCGGCAGGAAGCGGACGCACATCGTGCGCGGCGTGAAGATGCAGTTGTGCGGGAACGCGAGACCGAGGCAAGGCGTCAGCGGCGGCTGATAGAGCACGCGGCACTATTCGGAGGACAGATCTTCAATAACCCGTTTGGATATGCGTGCGACGTTTGCCGTCGCCTTGGTTTTAAAGCAGACCTTTCGCCTATCTGCGTTCCTCACGTGCCTCTGCTGAGTGCCGCGTTTCCAACCGAAGATGTGCCGTCCTTCATGCTGTGCTCCACATGCCACAGCGCACTGGAAATGGGTACAATTCCTGTGCCTCATCGTTCCACGTACGGTACCATTGTACTTTATTCAGTTAATCTGCTGAGCTATTTAGAGCTTGGCTGCCTGCTTAGCTGCAAATCGCATCTCAAGCAAAAAAATACCAGCACCATATTTTTAGCTGTGTGGTTTAACTGAGCTAATATTCACTTTAATATAAAGCCAATTCGACCTCAACTAGCCTTCTTTAAAATCGTTTCAACATGTTTGATAAGAAAAGCTACAAGAACATGCATACGGAATATAAGAGCACATGTTTTGCCAGCAGCTGGCAGAGTTGTGCGATCTAAACTTTGCCAGCAGTTTCATAATAAATGCAAACAGAGGCCCCATGAGAGCGCCGAAATTATAACAAATTGGGCTGTGCAGGATCTCCAAGGGGTAGTAGGAGGATAATAGCTCAGACCCATTCTGTTCCTGAATTGGAGGCTTGGCAAGGCCTCCATTTGCTGGAGCTGTATAAGATTGCCCTCCATGACTCGTGGACCAGCCTCGGGTACCGACGTTGCCGGGCTCGTTGCCTCTTTAGCATCTTGGCAGCGCCACCAAAGCATACCAAAGAATGATATGCTTCTTACACTTACTACTTGCATAAATTCTCTGTTCCCTTGCAGCCTGACCAATACCAGCCACTGTGAACGAACTGCTGACAAAATTTCTTTAGAGCGACTCTGCCAGCAGAATAACCATTCCCTAAATATGAACAATTTTAATATGTTTAAATAAAGTTATGTCTATTATGTATTGTCAACCAAATCACAAGACCAAAGTCACTTCTGTTGACACTTGCTTTTAATGAAACAATTGTTTCatcgaaaaaaaaggagagagagagccaTGGGGATTTCGTGGCTCATCTTCAATGGTGTGCTTTCTTGCAGGCCTTCGATTATAATTGTCACAGGAGCTCATTGCTTGTGGTTCCTTTTACAAAACTTTTGCACTGTGCTCTTGTTTTACTGCAACATATTATAGTGCATGGAAATAGAATAGCCTTTTTGTAAACGTATGAGTGGCTTAATGGCAGGGGGGAAGAAAGACTTGGCAGCACAGACGCTCGCACAATGTAAACATGTGGGCATTCAGCGGCAGGGGCAAAGAAAGGCTTGGCAGCTGCTCTGTCAAGGACAGACACTCGGAATGTCTGCGCTTGACAGAGCTTCTGTAAAGTCTTTCTTCACCGCTGCTGTTAAACAGCTCATAGGTTTACAATATGCTGCACCAACTGACCCTGCAGACTAGTATCAAGAACTAGCTTTTCTTTTGTAAGAACATATACCTAACGTAAACTCTAAATCACACAACCTGGATAGCATATTTTCCAGTCTACATTCCACAGGCCGTAGTTCCCCGCAGGTAATAGTCCCCGCAGGTATTAGCTGCAGACTATGGTCTGAAAAATACGGTACTTAGCCCATACATTTAAGTGATGATACTTTGCATTGATACAACACTGAAGTTTATTCATGGCAGCAATTGTGCTAAAACGTACTTGAGATTTATGCTACTTAACATAATGACATAGAACTAGCAATATAATTATGCAGCTGAGTACCAGGTGAGCTTGCAAGCTGATGTTGCCATAGGAAGTGAGCAATTGAGCTGTGCTCCTTTTTCAATGCAATTTCAGCTGTTCACATAGCATTGCTGATTAATACATAATGCTGAAGTGAATAGCCTGTTATTCTCCATAAAGGTGCATAAGCCTGTGGTATCTCATACAGCAACTATCTCAAACTCTGTTGTCAGTTCTTTTTGTACGTGTCCTGCTTTACTTTCCCGTTTCTATTCAGTGGAGGAGGGAGTCCCTGGTGGTGCTGATTGTCGTCGGTACAAAAACGTTAAACGCTTtgttgtgcttcttgaggacatATGGGCTAGGTGACAGATGTTGAGAATTGTCATGCTCTGCATTGCATTTATATGccattctttgtctttttttgttcTATTTTAGCTCGTGTCTCCTCCTCTTACCTTGAATTTTGCTTGCCTATCCCACGACAAGGTAGCCAACCAGTTTATAGACAGTCTAACCACTCTGTCTTTCCCTCTCTTCCTCATCCCTCAAGTTTTTCAttactttgtttttgtttcttttggtcCTAGAACTGGCAGAGGGTTTGTGAAGTTGACCATATTTGCATAATTATGTTGGGAAAACTTACTCATAGAAGCAAGCACTGTAGTATCCTGATTCACTGCCAGCCTCTTGCATAACCACCACTGATCCTGATGTTTCGCGAATGCTAGCTAGTGGAGACCGAAAATGTTTTGTTTCAATTGAAGCAATCATCTGAAGCATCGCCACCTGTGCGAGAGACTCAGGTGGCCTCAGAATTAACTTGGTCATTCAAGCAATGCAACATTAGCTGTGTCATATGTGGGCATCAGTAATCAGTCCAGCTAGtgcattttgttattttttttgcaaacagatGTGTTCGTGTGTGTTATACTGACATGATTTTATTCATGTCATGGTCTGAAAGCAAACCAGAAGGAGAAAGAGTTAGCAAGTTTAGTTCACATAGGTTTTGTACTTCTGTTCATTGTAATTTAAAATATAGAtattttttctgtgcacagaatAACTTTTACCATGTCATATCAAGCTGACATATTTTTCGAAAATAGTATGATCAGTAAATTTTACTATATTCAACTATTGATGCCTGAATGCACTCATTATCAAATAATGTTATCACATATGCTATCATTGAATGCAATCAGCTGTCGAATAAATTTTAGGCAAAGGCCTTCGTAAGTTGCAGAAACTGTGGCTTTTTGCTCCTGTCCTGGCATATTATTTCTGCAACAAAATAGTGCTATATAAAGGAATGTTAATGGTCAAATTTTAATTAGTGGCACATATTACAAATGTGCTTTTGTTAGAAGCATGAACAAATACAAAAAAACTAGTGGGTAGAAGTGCTGTGTATGCAGTCGCTAAACAGCCAACAAGAGGACAACGAGCAGATATCCCTTCTTCCTCCTCTGTTTAAAACatgttggcaggctagttggttagaatccatggtagactgtgtaagcggaagaaacaggaagagcctaggaagaaacagatacacagacacagggcttcactttcaactatagattttattttcgcacgcatcgataaatatataccgtacgagcggaagCAAAcataacagcaaaaaagaacattcagtggtgaatTTCAATAAACCGTACACATGTGCAAGGCATGGGGAAGACATGTACTGCATTGTTCATAAAGATAAACTGAGGAATCGTATGTCCTTTTCAGATAGTgataccgaaggcttgcttacgcacttttcctctaattttgcaatctcgtaggcctccGCAATCTCGCTcatcatcctgctatgagccctatacagaaaggaagtactttcaaacatgggcaTGCAGGAACAATCttggcagtgaatacccaaatgaccctagattaccctagtgacgttatatcgatgctcttttaatctctcattgatgcatctgccagttATCGAtgcgtgcaaaaataaaatctatagttgaaagtgaagagttgtgtttgtgtatctgtttcttcctacatcctcgtacagtcgcgcttatacactctaccatggattcctCCTCTGCACCAGAACTGGTCACCGAGTTGTGTATGTTGCCTCTTGGTGCCATATTCAAGCTATCCAGAAACTACATCTGCTTTGTTTGATAACCTGGCTTATTTTAAGCATATGAGGTGTGCATTGTGCAGCTAGTTGAGAAACATGCACCAAAGTGGTTTACATGGTTCTCTTCTGTATTGCAGAAGCGATGATGAAGGTTTACAGAGTGCTTTGCAGATCCTTGCTAAAGAAATCTACTCCAAACAAAATGCTCAAGAAGGCAAGGTAAGGTTGTTATTCTTGCATGCCTCTAAGACTGACTGAAGATATTTCATTGGCTTTAAAAAGACAATAAAAAACAATAACTTAAGTTGTATTGAATAATTACACTTCTGCAGTTGCGGAACAGCCCCTCTTGGCATGAACGGCAAATGgttgctggaaaaaaaaataaacatacttGTCAATACTTAGAGGTGCACATGAATACTTATTTATATGTGTAGATTTGTACATTCTTATTAATCTTTTCGGGCaaaaaaaattgatttctttTACCACACTTGTTCCTCTGCATAATCCCTTTTGGGAGGTGGGAGTTTCCTGTAAATaaatgctaaataaataaaattgtgcATATAGCAAACAAAAAAGGTGCAATACTTTACTGGTAATCAACTTTCTCCTGCTAAATagtaatgttaaaaaaaattgagcagaATCCATC
Proteins encoded in this region:
- the LOC142564650 gene encoding uncharacterized protein LOC142564650; translation: MLGYSYHLSICKATLARLPRRSVRVPALSQNLGLPWSSMIVVQRSPWLPHLLVNMGRPRIVRTPSEERERKIKRKEARRARIRAQTEEQRAVSRSKHAELQRRRRQDAALREREAEERRLRRQDPVIRYLEAAKHRARREDAAVREREAEAKRQRRQDPAVRQQEAYAHRARRQDAAVREREAEANRRRRQDPAVRRQEADAHRARREDAVVRERETEARRQRRLIEHAALFGGQIFNNPFGYACDVCRRLGFKADLSPICVPHVPLLSAAFPTEDVPSFMLCSTCHSALEMGTIPVPHRSTSDDEGLQSALQILAKEIYSKQNAQEGKVDCCLQTDGTGKTDCFVQTEDASKKTFEVPTVKCVKIAAVQTEECPELEFYEHTCDSTEYESECPLALGVESEDWL